The following are encoded in a window of Bacteroidales bacterium genomic DNA:
- the thiS gene encoding sulfur carrier protein ThiS: MRITLNTIPEEIDAEALTIRELLAYKNFTFRLLVIKVNGKLVRREDYDTVTVRDRDQVTVMHLVSGG, translated from the coding sequence ATGAGGATCACTTTAAACACTATCCCTGAAGAAATTGATGCGGAAGCATTAACGATTCGTGAATTGCTGGCCTATAAAAATTTCACGTTCCGGTTGCTTGTCATCAAGGTCAACGGAAAACTTGTGCGAAGGGAGGATTATGATACCGTAACGGTAAGAGACAGGGATCAGGTCACCGTGATGCACCTGGTCAGCGGGGGCTGA
- a CDS encoding aldehyde ferredoxin oxidoreductase C-terminal domain-containing protein has translation MELSAIKSAHKVLKDWNYQWKPLDRGYTDKILYVNLSRNEILSKDVPPPMKEKFIGGKGYGLRLLWDATSPDTKWDDPENEIVISSGPLGGITQYSGTGKSLVVSISPQTDSVMDSNVGGFFGPFLKFSGFDALEIQGKAKNDVIIFIDGIHHHVEINEAPLEAIDSHLLAEQLTEMYADDEKDKRNIGVVSTGAAAGHSLIGMLNFSFYDPRRGKVRLKQAGRGGIGTVFRNKRIKALVVKIPGVKGNLNNVVDLNAIIERGLRFNKEMRDLDDSQAEMRTKGTAHLVNIMNDYDLLPVHNYKFGSHSEAFRIHGDIWKAKFTQGIPDGCWIGCNMACSKGVDEFTLKTGPYKGQKVLVDGPEYENAGGLGSNCGIFDPDYIIEANFYCDTYGICTITWGTVMAFTMECYENGVLNKERTGGLELNFGNAEASLEAMHQLARGEGFGLIVGMGVRKMKQLFIEKGWGDPGFLQDIGMENKGLEYSEYVSKESLAQQGGFAMTNKGPQHDEAWLIFMDMVNNQIPTFEDKAEALHYFPMFRTWFGLVGLCKLPWNDVEPVTNAETDEPAKVPEHVDNYVTIYKAVTGKPFDKQELIRQSERVYNFQRIFNLRRGFGTRKYDAQPYRAAGPVTVEEYESRAERYDKHLKTLIGTEPDGKSTEEKLAILRSYREDRYEKLLDAVYVRRGWNKNGVPTLEHLRKIGMDLPELIDVIKDHQ, from the coding sequence ATGGAACTTTCTGCGATCAAATCAGCTCATAAAGTGTTGAAAGATTGGAATTATCAGTGGAAACCACTCGACAGGGGGTATACAGACAAGATCCTGTATGTCAATCTATCCCGGAATGAGATCCTGTCCAAGGACGTTCCTCCGCCGATGAAGGAAAAATTCATTGGTGGCAAGGGGTATGGACTGCGGTTGCTCTGGGATGCGACGAGCCCGGATACGAAATGGGATGATCCCGAAAACGAGATCGTTATCTCATCGGGACCACTTGGTGGCATCACCCAGTACTCCGGAACCGGAAAATCACTGGTGGTTTCCATTTCTCCCCAGACCGATTCGGTGATGGATAGCAATGTGGGCGGATTTTTCGGTCCCTTTTTAAAATTTTCAGGATTCGATGCACTGGAAATTCAGGGGAAAGCAAAGAATGATGTCATCATCTTTATCGACGGCATTCATCATCATGTTGAGATCAATGAAGCGCCGCTGGAAGCCATCGACAGTCATCTGCTTGCGGAGCAGCTTACAGAGATGTATGCTGATGATGAAAAGGACAAGCGGAACATCGGTGTGGTTTCCACCGGGGCTGCCGCGGGGCATTCCCTGATCGGGATGCTCAATTTCAGCTTTTATGATCCCCGAAGGGGTAAGGTAAGGCTTAAGCAGGCAGGCCGGGGAGGCATAGGAACTGTCTTCCGTAACAAGAGGATCAAGGCACTGGTCGTAAAGATACCCGGTGTGAAAGGCAATCTGAACAATGTGGTGGATCTGAATGCGATCATCGAACGGGGATTGCGTTTCAACAAAGAAATGCGGGATTTGGATGACAGCCAGGCTGAAATGAGGACAAAGGGAACGGCTCACCTGGTGAACATAATGAATGATTACGACCTGTTGCCGGTCCATAATTACAAATTCGGAAGCCATTCTGAAGCGTTCCGGATTCATGGCGATATTTGGAAGGCCAAATTCACCCAGGGTATCCCGGATGGTTGCTGGATAGGATGCAATATGGCTTGTTCCAAGGGGGTGGATGAATTTACCCTGAAAACGGGACCGTACAAGGGGCAGAAAGTTCTGGTGGATGGACCTGAATATGAGAATGCAGGAGGGCTGGGATCAAATTGCGGCATCTTTGATCCGGATTATATCATTGAAGCCAATTTCTATTGCGATACCTACGGGATCTGTACCATCACCTGGGGCACCGTGATGGCTTTTACCATGGAATGTTACGAAAACGGTGTCCTGAACAAGGAGCGGACAGGGGGGCTGGAACTGAATTTCGGGAATGCAGAAGCGTCGCTGGAAGCCATGCACCAGCTGGCACGCGGTGAGGGTTTCGGACTGATCGTGGGAATGGGTGTGAGAAAAATGAAGCAGCTTTTCATCGAAAAAGGGTGGGGTGATCCCGGATTTCTTCAGGATATTGGCATGGAGAACAAAGGATTGGAGTATTCGGAGTATGTTTCCAAGGAATCCCTCGCACAACAGGGAGGTTTTGCCATGACCAACAAGGGACCTCAGCACGATGAGGCATGGCTGATCTTTATGGATATGGTGAACAATCAGATCCCCACGTTTGAAGATAAAGCCGAAGCACTCCATTATTTCCCGATGTTCCGGACCTGGTTCGGGCTGGTCGGCCTTTGCAAGTTGCCCTGGAATGATGTAGAACCGGTCACTAACGCAGAAACGGATGAACCTGCCAAGGTTCCCGAGCATGTCGACAATTACGTTACCATTTATAAAGCTGTTACGGGTAAACCCTTTGATAAGCAAGAACTTATCCGGCAGTCGGAACGGGTCTATAACTTTCAGCGGATCTTCAATCTCAGGAGAGGATTTGGCACCAGGAAATATGATGCCCAGCCTTACAGGGCTGCCGGACCAGTGACGGTGGAAGAATATGAATCACGTGCGGAGCGCTACGACAAGCACCTCAAGACACTGATCGGTACCGAGCCGGATGGAAAGTCGACTGAGGAAAAGCTGGCCATTCTAAGATCGTACAGGGAAGACCGCTATGAGAAGTTACTCGATGCTGTTTATGTGCGAAGAGGATGGAACAAAAACGGAGTTCCAACCCTTGAGCATCTGAGAAAAATTGGCATGGACCTGCCGGAACTCATTGATGTGATCAAGGATCATCAGTAA
- a CDS encoding SUMF1/EgtB/PvdO family nonheme iron enzyme encodes MIRQHYFLSTICAAALLITFSGCGSKKEVSNTTGWTYNDPKWGGFEVTEEIQQITGPGLVYIEGGSFVMGSTQQDVLFDWDNVPRRVTINSFYMDETEVANVDYLEYLYWLGRVFGADYPEVLRKALPDTLVWRDRMAFNEPFVTTYLRHPSYANYPVVGVSWVQANDYCVWRTDRVNEMLLIKKGILQPDPDQRNENNFNTEAYLAGQYQGLVNKNLPDLSPNGNPDGRSVRFEDGILLPEYRLPTEAEWEYAAYGLIGNTMNERIVERKAYPWNGNYVRTDEKKYYGNFIANFKRGRGDYMGVAGSLNDGALIPTDVISYWPNDYGLYNMSGNVAEWVLDVYRPLTFQDVADLQPFRGNVFTVKQTDEDGFLAPKDSLGRLKYREITPEEAAGRKNYRKADNINYKDGDFSSTIASDWTSEPAETNTTQLMYDYGNTSLISDKSRVYKGGSWRDPAYYLSPSVRRYLDQDQSANNIGFRCAMTKMGSSFREN; translated from the coding sequence ATGATCAGGCAACATTATTTTTTAAGTACTATATGCGCAGCCGCTCTTCTGATTACTTTTTCCGGGTGTGGCTCGAAAAAGGAAGTATCCAACACCACAGGTTGGACATACAATGATCCCAAGTGGGGTGGATTTGAGGTAACTGAGGAGATCCAACAGATTACCGGACCAGGCTTGGTCTACATCGAGGGAGGTAGTTTCGTTATGGGGTCCACACAGCAGGATGTGTTGTTTGACTGGGACAATGTTCCCAGAAGGGTTACCATCAATTCATTTTACATGGACGAAACGGAAGTGGCCAATGTGGATTATCTGGAATACCTTTACTGGCTGGGAAGGGTTTTTGGCGCCGATTATCCTGAGGTGCTGAGAAAAGCGCTGCCGGATACTCTTGTCTGGCGTGACCGCATGGCTTTCAACGAACCATTTGTCACCACCTATCTGCGCCACCCATCGTATGCCAATTATCCTGTTGTCGGTGTCAGCTGGGTCCAGGCGAATGACTATTGTGTCTGGAGAACCGATCGTGTCAATGAAATGTTGCTCATCAAAAAAGGCATCCTGCAACCGGATCCTGATCAGAGGAATGAGAATAACTTCAATACGGAGGCTTATCTGGCAGGGCAATACCAGGGGCTTGTCAATAAAAACCTGCCTGACCTCAGCCCCAATGGGAATCCCGATGGCCGGTCGGTACGCTTTGAAGACGGAATCCTGCTTCCTGAATACAGGCTTCCCACAGAGGCAGAATGGGAGTATGCAGCTTACGGACTGATTGGCAATACGATGAATGAACGCATTGTTGAACGGAAAGCCTATCCCTGGAACGGCAATTATGTCAGAACCGACGAAAAGAAATATTATGGTAATTTCATTGCCAACTTCAAAAGGGGAAGAGGTGATTACATGGGTGTGGCAGGCAGCCTGAACGATGGTGCGCTTATCCCGACTGATGTCATTTCTTACTGGCCAAACGATTATGGACTCTACAATATGTCAGGGAATGTGGCCGAATGGGTTCTCGACGTCTACCGGCCCCTTACCTTCCAGGATGTTGCCGACCTGCAGCCTTTCAGGGGCAACGTTTTCACCGTGAAGCAAACCGATGAGGATGGCTTCCTGGCACCCAAGGATAGTCTTGGCAGGCTTAAATACAGGGAGATCACACCCGAAGAAGCCGCCGGAAGGAAAAACTACCGGAAAGCAGACAATATCAATTACAAAGATGGCGATTTTTCTTCCACCATAGCCTCGGACTGGACATCCGAGCCAGCTGAAACCAATACAACCCAGCTTATGTACGATTACGGCAATACATCCCTGATCAGTGATAAGTCAAGGGTTTACAAAGGAGGTTCGTGGAGGGATCCCGCCTATTACCTCAGCCCCTCCGTAAGGCGTTACCTTGATCAGGATCAGTCAGCCAACAACATCGGATTCCGATGTGCCATGACCAAGATGGGATCATCGTTCAGGGAAAATTAA
- a CDS encoding MotA/TolQ/ExbB proton channel family protein, giving the protein MTGILLQIVQGTRGMEEVVLSSQQNVIRLSLWELTLKGGWLMLPIILLSFIAIYIFIERFIVIDRASKDDRNFMNNIRDFVHNGRLDSANALCKSYTTPIARMIEKGLARLGKPLNDINAAIENVGKLEVARLEKNIAGLATIAAVAPMIGFLGTVLGMVRAFYDMSMAGNNIDIQLLSTGIYQAMITTVAGLIVGIIALIGYNVLVARIEKLVFILEARATEFMDLLHEPAKQ; this is encoded by the coding sequence ATGACAGGCATCTTGTTGCAAATTGTTCAGGGAACCCGGGGCATGGAGGAAGTTGTACTCTCATCCCAGCAGAATGTGATACGGCTTTCACTCTGGGAGCTGACGCTTAAGGGCGGTTGGCTGATGTTACCGATCATCCTGTTATCCTTTATTGCCATCTATATTTTTATTGAACGATTCATCGTCATTGACCGCGCATCAAAGGATGACCGGAATTTTATGAACAACATCCGTGATTTTGTTCATAACGGACGTCTGGATTCTGCTAATGCCTTGTGCAAAAGTTACACAACCCCCATTGCCAGGATGATCGAAAAAGGTCTTGCCCGTCTGGGAAAACCCCTGAATGACATCAATGCAGCCATCGAAAATGTTGGCAAGCTGGAAGTGGCCAGGCTTGAAAAGAACATTGCCGGGCTTGCCACCATTGCCGCCGTTGCACCCATGATTGGCTTTTTGGGCACCGTTCTTGGCATGGTCAGGGCATTCTATGACATGTCGATGGCGGGAAACAACATTGACATTCAATTACTGTCGACAGGCATTTACCAGGCAATGATTACCACCGTTGCAGGATTGATTGTCGGCATCATAGCCCTGATTGGCTATAATGTGCTTGTTGCCCGGATCGAAAAACTGGTCTTCATACTGGAGGCAAGAGCCACCGAGTTCATGGATCTTTTGCATGAACCGGCGAAGCAGTAA
- a CDS encoding folylpolyglutamate synthase/dihydrofolate synthase family protein: MPGYHQTLQYLYSQLPMFHRIGAAAYKADLDNTLALCRLLLNPHQDFPSVHVAGTNGKGSVSHLIASILQESGLKVGLYTSPHLMDFRERIRINGEMIPKNKVTSFIANYKEAFGSIGLSFFEMTVGLAFDYFREEKVDLAVLETGLGGRLDSTNVVTPVLSVITNIGHDHQAFLGDSLKKIAAEKAGIIKANVPVVIGETQNETTGVFLRVSSERNAPITFADQHFSLVNSRDNVSGTILDGFDVLRDGLPYGLTLESPLKGYYQVRNLVTVIQSVEILQEAGFTIPKRCMERGIRNVLQNTGLRGRWQIIGRNPLIICDVGHNPEGIQYTINQLASLDHHRLHFVFGVVADKEIQQVLSLLPRDAMYYFCRADIPRALDAHQLAEEARRAGLQGKAYSSVRKALASARLRAHQHDIIFVGGSTFIVAEVLSPR; the protein is encoded by the coding sequence TTGCCAGGATATCATCAAACCCTTCAGTACCTCTACAGCCAGCTACCTATGTTTCACCGGATCGGGGCTGCAGCCTACAAGGCAGATCTTGACAATACCCTTGCCCTCTGCCGGTTACTCCTGAATCCCCATCAGGACTTCCCTTCCGTCCACGTTGCAGGCACCAATGGAAAAGGATCCGTTTCACATCTGATCGCAAGCATTTTACAGGAATCAGGTTTAAAAGTGGGCCTGTATACATCTCCGCACCTTATGGATTTCAGGGAACGAATCAGGATCAACGGGGAAATGATCCCCAAAAATAAGGTTACTTCCTTCATTGCAAATTATAAAGAGGCTTTTGGTTCCATCGGGCTTTCTTTCTTTGAAATGACTGTCGGACTCGCCTTTGATTATTTCAGGGAGGAAAAGGTCGATCTGGCTGTACTGGAAACGGGTCTGGGCGGACGGCTTGATTCAACCAATGTGGTGACACCGGTTTTAAGTGTGATTACCAACATCGGCCACGATCATCAGGCTTTTCTGGGGGATTCCCTGAAAAAAATTGCAGCAGAGAAAGCCGGGATCATTAAAGCGAATGTTCCGGTCGTCATCGGAGAAACCCAGAATGAAACAACCGGTGTATTTCTGCGTGTATCCAGTGAACGGAATGCACCCATTACGTTTGCCGATCAGCATTTTTCACTGGTAAACTCTCGTGACAATGTCTCCGGAACCATTCTGGATGGCTTTGATGTTTTACGGGACGGCCTGCCCTACGGTCTGACACTTGAAAGCCCGCTCAAGGGATACTATCAGGTCAGGAACCTGGTTACGGTGATCCAGTCGGTCGAGATCCTGCAGGAAGCAGGCTTCACTATTCCGAAGCGCTGCATGGAGCGTGGGATCCGGAACGTCCTGCAGAATACGGGCCTTAGGGGAAGATGGCAGATCATCGGCCGCAATCCCCTGATCATCTGCGATGTGGGACATAATCCCGAAGGGATTCAATACACGATCAATCAATTGGCTTCATTGGATCACCACCGGTTGCATTTTGTATTCGGGGTGGTTGCAGATAAGGAAATTCAGCAGGTTCTATCCTTGTTGCCACGGGATGCAATGTATTATTTCTGCAGAGCAGACATTCCCCGCGCCCTGGATGCGCATCAGCTTGCTGAAGAGGCTCGCCGGGCGGGGCTTCAGGGGAAAGCATATTCGTCGGTAAGAAAAGCCCTTGCCAGTGCACGCCTGAGGGCACATCAGCACGATATCATCTTTGTCGGGGGCAGCACCTTTATTGTGGCGGAGGTTCTCAGCCCCCGCTGA
- a CDS encoding anhydro-N-acetylmuramic acid kinase, translated as MNHYTAIGMMSGTSLDGVDVALCRFIENDGQWSFEILDALTYSYPEEWVNPLKGAHEFDALSLSLLHTSYGHYLGSLVKDFINRTQAEPVLIASHGHTIFHQPEKKMTLQIGSGAALAAETGIPVVCDFRTTDVAKGGQGAPLVPAGDQLLFGSYFYCLNLGGFANISFRKDGRRMAGDIVAVNFVLNALASKLGYPYDPGGTLARSGNLNEQLLDALNRLGFYDLAFPKSLGREWVSMNISPLVDHCDLPIADLMRTYTEHASVQISGILDQDVSHRIIATGGGVYNTFLLDLIRSRTVNPIVIPDDRTVQYKEALIFAFLGILRLREEKNCLSSVTGAGEDSCGGAVYLP; from the coding sequence ATGAATCACTACACAGCCATAGGAATGATGTCGGGCACCTCACTGGATGGGGTGGATGTCGCATTGTGCCGGTTTATTGAAAATGACGGCCAATGGTCGTTTGAGATACTGGATGCTCTGACGTATTCTTATCCGGAGGAATGGGTGAACCCCCTGAAAGGAGCTCACGAGTTCGATGCTTTATCCCTGAGCCTGTTGCATACTTCGTACGGTCATTACCTGGGTTCGCTCGTGAAGGATTTCATCAACAGGACGCAAGCCGAACCCGTACTGATCGCATCCCACGGGCATACGATTTTTCATCAGCCTGAAAAGAAGATGACCCTGCAGATTGGAAGTGGTGCAGCACTTGCAGCTGAAACCGGAATACCGGTGGTGTGTGATTTCCGAACCACCGATGTTGCAAAAGGAGGCCAGGGTGCCCCCCTGGTCCCTGCCGGTGATCAGCTTTTGTTTGGCTCATATTTCTATTGCCTGAATCTTGGCGGATTTGCCAACATCAGTTTTCGGAAAGATGGCAGAAGGATGGCAGGGGATATCGTTGCAGTGAACTTTGTGTTGAACGCACTTGCTTCAAAGCTGGGATACCCCTACGATCCGGGTGGTACCCTGGCACGGTCGGGCAACCTGAATGAACAACTGCTTGATGCGCTGAACAGGCTGGGATTTTATGACCTGGCATTTCCTAAATCGCTTGGAAGAGAGTGGGTTTCGATGAATATCAGCCCTCTGGTCGATCACTGTGATCTTCCAATCGCGGATCTGATGCGCACCTATACCGAACATGCCTCCGTTCAAATCTCCGGGATCCTGGATCAGGATGTCAGTCACAGGATCATCGCCACCGGCGGCGGAGTCTACAATACCTTCCTCCTTGATCTTATCCGGTCCCGGACAGTCAACCCCATTGTCATTCCCGATGACCGGACCGTTCAGTACAAGGAGGCGCTTATTTTTGCCTTTCTGGGGATTCTGCGGCTGCGTGAAGAAAAAAACTGCCTGAGTTCGGTCACGGGTGCCGGGGAAGATTCCTGCGGAGGAGCCGTTTATTTACCATAA
- the murF gene encoding UDP-N-acetylmuramoyl-tripeptide--D-alanyl-D-alanine ligase: MRVQDIYTVFIKHPFICTDSRKSVKGAVFFALRGPSFDGNAFAREALDRGCAFAVVDDPTVVQNDRFILVKDSLAALQELAGFHRSHFQIPVLAITGTNGKTTTKELCHAVLSKKFNLVATPGNLNNHIGVPLTVLSIAEHTEMAVVEMGANHPGEISTLCRIARPELGIITNIGRAHLEGFGGFEGVVRAKRELYDFIGENGGTLFVNADNELLMSLSGSIRRVTYGISHPAAITGRCISADPFLTVELSDSALEETCQIRTHLTGRYNLENILAAFTAGRLFNVDTARIIQAIEQYHPGNMRSQLIDTPHNRVILDAYNANPSSMEAALTNFASLPGPEKWVVLGDMLELGPESLSEHHHIIDLILRLNLQKGILIGEHFASVSVPPGFRVFNSHSEARSYLEKHPVRNRLVLLKGSRAMGLETLIGLF; encoded by the coding sequence ATGCGTGTTCAGGATATCTATACGGTTTTTATTAAGCATCCTTTCATTTGTACCGACAGCCGAAAGAGTGTGAAAGGTGCCGTATTTTTTGCGCTAAGAGGACCTTCTTTTGACGGCAATGCTTTTGCCCGTGAGGCTTTGGATCGAGGCTGTGCCTTTGCGGTGGTTGACGATCCGACTGTAGTCCAAAATGACCGTTTCATTCTGGTAAAGGACTCCCTGGCAGCCCTGCAGGAACTTGCCGGTTTTCACCGTTCTCATTTTCAGATCCCTGTACTGGCCATTACAGGCACAAATGGCAAAACAACCACCAAGGAACTGTGCCATGCAGTCCTGTCGAAAAAGTTCAATCTGGTAGCCACACCTGGTAATTTGAATAACCATATCGGTGTACCCCTTACCGTTCTCTCCATTGCAGAACACACCGAGATGGCGGTTGTTGAGATGGGAGCCAATCATCCCGGAGAGATCAGCACCCTTTGCCGGATTGCACGGCCTGAGCTGGGCATCATTACCAATATCGGCCGTGCACACCTGGAAGGCTTTGGCGGCTTTGAGGGCGTTGTCAGAGCCAAGCGTGAATTATACGATTTTATAGGAGAGAATGGCGGCACTTTGTTTGTCAATGCGGACAATGAACTGTTGATGTCCCTTTCCGGATCCATCCGGCGGGTTACTTACGGTATAAGCCATCCGGCAGCCATCACAGGTCGCTGCATATCGGCCGATCCTTTTCTGACGGTCGAACTATCTGATTCAGCCCTGGAAGAGACCTGCCAGATCCGGACGCATCTGACCGGCAGGTATAACCTGGAAAACATCCTGGCTGCCTTTACAGCCGGAAGGCTTTTCAATGTCGATACCGCCAGGATCATCCAGGCCATCGAACAGTATCACCCGGGCAACATGCGTTCACAGCTGATCGATACACCGCATAACCGTGTCATCCTTGACGCCTATAACGCCAATCCTTCCAGCATGGAGGCTGCCCTGACCAATTTTGCCAGCCTGCCCGGTCCGGAAAAATGGGTAGTCCTCGGAGATATGCTTGAACTGGGACCTGAGAGTCTGTCGGAACACCACCATATCATTGATCTCATCCTCAGGCTGAACCTGCAAAAAGGAATTCTTATCGGGGAGCACTTCGCATCGGTATCCGTTCCGCCCGGCTTCCGCGTTTTCAATAGCCATTCGGAAGCACGCTCCTATCTTGAAAAACATCCCGTAAGAAACAGGTTGGTTCTGCTCAAGGGATCACGGGCCATGGGTCTGGAAACACTGATCGGTCTTTTTTAG
- a CDS encoding biopolymer transporter ExbD has product MAIQIRNKRRVEFSMASMSDLVFLLLIFFMLTSTLIAPNAIKLLLPSSDSKTMAKPATVTVYIDEQMAYSVDGRPVEELALGQELAGALKGQQDASVVLRANKSVAVQYIVNVIDAVNSVNRLTNTKHKVILATQPKSQHE; this is encoded by the coding sequence ATGGCGATACAGATCAGAAATAAGCGCAGGGTCGAATTCAGCATGGCTTCCATGTCGGATCTGGTTTTCCTGCTGTTGATCTTTTTTATGCTCACATCGACATTGATCGCTCCCAATGCGATCAAGCTACTCCTTCCCAGCAGCGATAGCAAAACCATGGCCAAACCGGCCACCGTGACGGTTTACATTGATGAGCAGATGGCTTATTCCGTTGATGGCCGGCCTGTGGAGGAGCTGGCACTGGGCCAGGAACTCGCCGGCGCTCTGAAGGGACAGCAGGATGCCTCCGTTGTTTTACGTGCCAATAAAAGCGTAGCCGTGCAATATATTGTCAATGTCATTGATGCAGTGAACAGTGTCAACCGGTTAACCAATACAAAACACAAGGTTATTCTTGCCACACAGCCAAAAAGCCAGCATGAGTGA